A genomic stretch from Telopea speciosissima isolate NSW1024214 ecotype Mountain lineage chromosome 7, Tspe_v1, whole genome shotgun sequence includes:
- the LOC122667610 gene encoding probable sucrose-phosphate synthase 4 translates to MAGNEWLNGYLEAILDAGSSNKGGREGVSSKVISRRKNIKAGEAESGWLSPSASSLSFWDSDGKEDKATGVVFSPTKYFVEEVINSFDESDLYRTWIKVIATRNTRERNNRLENMCWRIWHLARRKKQIAWDDAQKLAKRRLEREQGQKDAADDLSELSEGDKEKGDADQAEPVKEKIFRINSEMQIWPEDDDKSRRLYIVLISMHGLVRGDNMELGRDSDTGGQVKYVVELARALANTKGIYRVDLLTRQISSPDVDSSYGEPIEMLSSPSDADGQIEGESRGAYIIRIPCGLRERYIPKESLWPYIPEFVDGALSHIVNMSRALGDQVEGGKPMWPYVIHGHYADAGEAAAYLSGTLNVPMVMTGHSLGRNKFEQLLKQGRLSREDINSTYKIMRRIEGEELGLDAAEMVVTSTRQEIEEQWGLYDGFDVRLERKLRVRRRRGVSCLGRYMPRMVVIPPGMDFSNVKQASFDADGDLSSIIGSDRAQNKRQVPPIWSEIMRFFTNPHKPMILALSRPDPKKNVTTLLKAFGECQPLQELANLTLILGNRDDIEEMPNSSSVVLTTVLKLIDKYDLYGQVAFPKHHKQSDVPEIYRLVVKTKGVFINPALVEPFGLTLIEAAAYGLPVVATKNGGPVDIIKALNNGLLVDPHDQKAISDALLKLVADKTLWLECRKNGLKNIHRFSWPEHCRNYLSHVEHCRIRHPTTRLELIPNVVEEPMSDSLKDIDLSLKFSIDGGDVKLNGELDPATRQKELIEALTRRRQRSEYPVASTNGNVNVSYGPGRRQRLFVIAMDCYDSNGGITSSLQMIIKNIIMEATAGSGRTGFVLLTGSTLTEIIDVLKSCQVEPSYFDALICNSGSEMYYPWRDLVADVDYSAHMEYRWPGDNVKSTVMRFARVEGGAENDVAEYVEACTSRCHTYLMKQGAKTRRIDQLQQKLRMRGFRCNLVYTHASRRLNVVPLFASRAMALRYLSIRWGIDLSKMVVFVGDKGDTDYENLLVGLHKTVILKGTVEQGSESFLHGEDSYKREDVVPEASPNIISVDEGCDAHYISIALENLGIK, encoded by the exons atggcAGGAAACGAGTGGCTAAATGGGTATTTGGAGGCTATATTGGATGCTGGGAGCAGCAATAAAGGTGGAAGAGAAGGAGTTAGCAGCAAAGTTATAAGTAGAAGGAAAAATATTAAAGCAGGGGAAGCAGAGAGTGGTTGGTTAAGTCCTTCagcttcttctttatctttttgggATTCAGATGGGAAAGAAGACAAAGCTACTGGAGTTGTTTTTAGTCCCACCAAGTATTTTGTGGAAGAAGTTATTAACAGTTTCGACGAGTCTGATCTCTACCGCACCTGGATTAag GTAATAGCGACAAGGAACACACGTGAACGTAATAACAGGCTTGAGAATATGTGCTGGAGAATATGGCATCTTGCTCGCCGAAAGAAACAG ATTGCATGGGATGATGCACAAAAACTTGCGAAGCGACGGCTTGAACGGGAGCAAGGTCAGAAGGATGCTGCCGATGATCTATCAGAGCTTTCAGAAGGTGATAAGGAGAAAGGGGATGCTGATCAGGCCGAGCCAGtcaaggagaaaattttccGGATCAATTCGGAGATGCAGATTTGGCCTGAAGATGATGATAAATCGAGGCGTTTATATATCGTCTTGATCAG CATGCACGGGTTGGTGCGTGGAGATAACATGGAATTAGGAAGAGATTCAGACACTGGAGGGCAG GTGAAGTATGTGGTTGAACTAGCAAGAGCTCTAGCCAACACGAAAGGCATATACCGTGTTGATCTCTTGACTCGTCAAATCTCCTCCCCAGATGTTGATTCTAGTTACGGCGAGCCTATTGAGATGTTGTCATCCCCATCGGATGCAGATGGTCAAATTGAAGGTGAGAGTCGTGGAGCCTACATAATCCGGATCCCTTGCGGACTTCGTGAGAG GTACATACCAAAAGAGTCACTTTGGCCTTACATTCCTGAGTTTGTAGATGGTGCATTAAGCCACATTGTCAACATGTCAAGGGCCCTAGGGGACCAAGTTGAAGGGGGAAAGCCGATGTGGCCTTACGTGATTCACGGTCACTATGCCGATGCCGGAGAGGCGGCGGCCTACTTGTCTGGTACCTTAAATGTTCCGATGGTAATGACCGGTCACTCGTTAGGCCGTAACAAGTTCGAGCAGCTACTCAAACAAGGAAGGTTGTCTAGGGAGGACATAAATTCAACTTACAAGATAATGAGAAGGATTGAGGGTGAGGAGTTAGGGCTGGATGCTGCTGAAATGGTGGTGACCAGCACAAGACAAGAGATAGAAGAGCAATGGGGCCTATATGATGGATTTGATGTAAGGTTGGAGAGGAAGCTCAGagtgagaaggagaagaggagtcAGTTGCCTTGGTCGCTATATGCCTAGGATGGTG GTTATACCACCAGGGATGGATTTCAGCAATGTTAAGCAAGCATCATTCGACGCCGATGGTGATCTCTCATCGATCATTGGCTCCGACAGAGCTCAAAACAAAAGACAAGTACCACCAATATGGTCTGAG ATAATGAGGTTTTTTACAAATCCTCACAAGCCAATGATACTGGCATTGTCTCGTCCTGACCCAAAGAAAAATGTCACCACTCTGTTGAAGGCCTTTGGAGAGTGTCAACCCTTACAAGAGCTAGCAAACTTG ACTCTAATACTTGGAAACAGAGATGACATAGAAGAGATGCCAAATAGCAGCTCAGTGGTTCTTACTACAGTTCTCAAGCTTATTGACAAGTATGATTTGTATGGTCAGGTGGCCTTTCCCAAGCATCACAAGCAGTCTGATGTCCCTGAAATATATCGTTTGGTTGTCAAAACTAAG GGAGTTTTCATCAATCCAGCTCTAGTTGAACCCTTTGGGCTCACTTTAATTGAG GCAGCAGCCTATGGGCTCCCAGTTGTTGCTACTAAAAATGGAGGGCCTGTGGATATCATCAAG GCACTGAACAATGGCCTTCTTGTAGACCCTCATGATCAGAAGGCCATCTCCGATGCCCTCCTGAAGCTTGTCGCCGACAAGACCCTCTGGCTAGAGTGCCGTAAGAATGGGCTCAAGAACATCCATCGCTTCTCATGGCCAGAGCATTGTCGAAACTACCTCTCCCATGTTGAGCATTGCCGGATTCGCCACCCCACTACCCGTCTTGAGCTCATTCCCAATGTTGTTGAAGAGCCCATGAGTGACTCCCTTAAGGATATTGATCTCTCCTTGAAATTCTCCATTGATGGTGGTGATGTCAAGctcaatggagaacttgatCCAGCCACCAGACAGAAGGAGCTTATTGAAGCCTTAACCCGCCGCCGTCAGAGAAGTGAGTATCCGGTAGCATCCACCAATGGCAATGTCAATGTTAGTTATGGCCCAGGTAGAAGGCAAAGGCTCTTTGTAATTGCCATGGACTGTTATGATAGTAATGGGGGTATAACAAGCTCCTTACAAATGATCATCAAGAACATAATAATGGAAGCAACGGCTGGCTCCGGTCGAACCGGGTTTGTGTTATTAACCGGTTCGACATTGACTGAGATAATAGATGTATTGAAATCTTGCCAAGTGGAGCCAAGTTATTTTGATGCATTGATTTGCAATAGTGGGAGTGAGATGTACTACCCCTGGAGAGACTTGGTTGCTGATGTGGACTACTCAGCCCATATGGAATACAGGTGGCCTGGTGATAATGTGAAGTCAACAGTGATGAGGTTTGCCAGGGTGGAAGGTGGGGCCGAGAATGATGTGGCAGAGTACGTGGAGGCATGCACATCTAGATGCCACACTTATCTGATGAAACAAGGAGCCAAG ACTAGAAGAATAGATCAATTACAGCAGAAGCTACGGATGCGAGGATTCCGATGCAACCTCGTCTACACGCATGCTTCAAGACGATTGAATGTAGTTCCACTCTTCGCGTCAAGAGCAATGGCATTAAG GTATCTTTCCATAAGATGGGGCATTGATCTCTCCAAAATGGTGGTGTTTGTGGGTGATAAAGGGGATACAGATTATGAAAACTTGCTTGTTGGCCTCCACAAAACCGTAATTCTAAAAGGCACTGTGGAGCAGGGAAGTGAGAGCTTCCTGCATGGTGAGGATAGCTATAAACGAGAAGATGTCGTCCCAGAAGCTAGCCCTAACATCATCTCCGTGGATGAAGGTTGTGATGCCCATTACATCTCAATTGCCCTAGAAAATCTTGGGATCAAGTGA